The segment TTCAACAACTCATTTCCGGTTGAGAAAAGAGCAAACCAGAGATTTGATTAACGGTAACTCTTCTGGAAACGAGAACGAGCACCACGCCCTCCAAACTTCTTCGGCTCGCACCTCCTCGGATCCGCCACAAGCAAAGTCCTATCATACCTTATCATGATATCCTTGATCTCCTTCTTCGACTGCTCGTCCACATACTTCTGGTAGAAAGCAACGAGCGCCTTGGCGATACTCTGACGAATCGCGTACACCTGCGAAGTGTGACCACCGCCGTTGACGCGGATCCTCATGTCCACGCCCGCGAAACGGTGCTTACCGAGGAGGAGCACCGGCTCGAAGATCTTGAACCTGAGGATCTCTGGGTTGAACAGCTCGATCGGGGCACCGTTGAGCTTGATCAGACCGCACCCGCGCTTGCAGTGGGTGACGGCGACGGCCGTCTTCTTCCTTCCGAAGCATTGCACGGATGCTTTAGCTTGTTGAGTCGCCATGGCTAGGGTTTAGAGGTGCAGCCGAAGTGAAGTATGAGTAGAGGAAACCCTAGTGAAGGGACTGCGAGACGAGCGCTAAGCTTTTTATACAAGGGATGTGTGATAATGGGCTAGATTAGGTTTACTAGACTGATTTTCTAGGCccattatatataagttaactatGGGCTATTAATGGTTTAGGGCCTAGGTGAGATGAACCGGGTGGTGGCTATTATATGATTTTGGGTTCATGTAGCAGTGCAATACCGTTAAAGATTGCACTTAAGTTTGGAGAGGTTTATCACATTGAGAGGACAACATATCCCCTTACTATTATCCAAGGAGACCATTTTAAAAGAAACTTTTAGTTCATGTGTTTATTACAAATGTAtcatttcctatgtggcaacTCCACATTTAATCCTAGagcatttttttaataacccATCATTAcctaaaatatttacttttcatGCCACTCTAatggatatatattatatgcCTCATATTATTCACCAAACTAACATCATTTTTtgtctgaatttttttattagtttgtgACTGTTACGACTATACACATGGAAACAATGTCAAAACATCATCTTACGTATCAGTTACAAACTTACAATA is part of the Raphanus sativus cultivar WK10039 chromosome 5, ASM80110v3, whole genome shotgun sequence genome and harbors:
- the LOC108857083 gene encoding 40S ribosomal protein S16-3, whose product is MATQQAKASVQCFGRKKTAVAVTHCKRGCGLIKLNGAPIELFNPEILRFKIFEPVLLLGKHRFAGVDMRIRVNGGGHTSQVYAIRQSIAKALVAFYQKYVDEQSKKEIKDIMIRYDRTLLVADPRRCEPKKFGGRGARSRFQKSYR